Proteins encoded in a region of the Clostridium butyricum genome:
- the argH gene encoding argininosuccinate lyase — MKLWGGRFKKGTDKLVNDFNSSIRIDSRMYKEDIQGSLAHASMLGKQNIIPQEASDRITSGLLEILKRIENGVINVDDTSEDIHSFIESTLTYYIGDYGKMLHTGRSRNDQVTLDFRLYLKNAITDLKEDVIALEEVLLEKANENIDTIMPGYTHLQKAQPITFAHHILAYAEMFKRDYGRLTDCYKRLDEMPLGAGALATSTYPIDRDAVARDLGFSKVTLNSLDSVSDRDYAIETLSSLSMIMMHLSRFSEEIILWCTNEFSFIELDDGYSTGSSIMPQKKNPDVAELVRGKTGRVYGDLMTLLTVMKGIPLAYNKDMQEDKEAVFDGLDTASLSLKTFCGMIKTMKVKKENMRKGAGLGFTNATDVADYLVKKGMAFRNAHGVVGEIVLECINKNKMIEELTLDELKEFSPIFEEDIYHAIDLITCVEERKVMGGPSTESVKYQINALETFINKHTIEQN; from the coding sequence ATGAAACTTTGGGGCGGACGTTTTAAAAAAGGTACTGACAAATTAGTAAATGATTTTAATTCATCTATACGCATTGACTCACGAATGTACAAGGAAGATATACAAGGCAGCCTTGCTCATGCTTCCATGCTTGGAAAACAAAACATCATACCTCAAGAAGCCAGTGATAGAATCACTTCTGGTCTTCTTGAAATACTAAAACGCATTGAAAATGGTGTTATTAATGTAGATGATACATCTGAAGACATCCACAGCTTCATAGAAAGTACATTAACTTATTATATTGGAGATTATGGTAAGATGCTTCATACTGGAAGAAGCCGAAATGACCAAGTAACTTTAGATTTTAGATTGTATTTAAAAAATGCAATAACAGATTTAAAGGAAGATGTCATCGCTTTAGAAGAAGTTCTTTTAGAAAAGGCAAATGAAAATATTGATACGATTATGCCTGGTTATACTCACCTTCAAAAGGCACAACCTATTACATTTGCTCATCATATTCTTGCTTATGCTGAAATGTTCAAGAGAGATTATGGAAGACTTACAGACTGTTATAAGAGACTTGATGAAATGCCACTTGGAGCAGGTGCACTTGCAACTTCAACTTATCCAATTGATAGAGATGCTGTTGCACGTGATTTAGGTTTTTCAAAGGTTACATTAAACAGCCTTGATTCAGTTTCTGACAGAGACTATGCCATTGAAACATTATCTTCTCTTTCAATGATAATGATGCATCTTTCACGATTCTCTGAAGAAATTATTCTTTGGTGCACAAATGAATTCAGTTTCATTGAACTTGATGATGGATATAGTACTGGAAGCAGTATTATGCCTCAGAAAAAAAATCCTGATGTTGCTGAACTTGTAAGAGGTAAAACAGGAAGAGTTTATGGAGATCTTATGACTCTTCTTACTGTAATGAAAGGTATTCCTCTTGCTTACAACAAAGATATGCAAGAAGATAAAGAAGCTGTTTTTGATGGTTTGGATACTGCAAGCCTTTCACTTAAGACTTTCTGTGGAATGATTAAAACTATGAAAGTAAAAAAAGAAAATATGAGAAAAGGTGCTGGCCTTGGTTTCACTAATGCTACTGATGTTGCTGATTACCTTGTTAAAAAAGGAATGGCATTTAGAAATGCTCATGGTGTTGTAGGAGAAATTGTTCTTGAATGTATTAACAAGAATAAGATGATCGAAGAACTTACTCTTGATGAATTAAAAGAATTTTCTCCAATATTTGAAGAAGATATATACCATGCAATTGATCTTATTACATGCGTTGAAGAACGTAAAGTTATGGGTGGACCTTCTACAGAGTCAGTTAAATATCAAATTAATGCATTAGAAACATTTATTAATAAACACACAATAGAACAAAACTAA
- the argC gene encoding N-acetyl-gamma-glutamyl-phosphate reductase, with translation MIKVGIIGATGYVGVELLRLLLSHPKVEVVALSSVSFEGQEISNVYVNFLNKTDLICESANDVVEKADVIFTALPHGLSEDIAKTAIENNKICIDMGADFRLSNEEEYEIWYGKKFTQPELHKNCIYGLPELNKDKIKECKLIANPGCYPTTINLGLMPLLKHSLIETKNIVCDSKSGTTGSGRGLSQTTHFPDENETFAPYKIGGHRHTPEIEEILSTIADEKVTVTFTPHLLPINRGIVSTIYCTPKEKVNLDEIHKLYENCYKDMPFVHVLPLGETASIKNVRFSNDCYVSLHLNHRKDQIIIVSTIDNMIKGAAGQAIQNMNIILGFDETEGINLIAPAF, from the coding sequence ATGATTAAAGTAGGAATAATTGGTGCCACAGGATATGTAGGCGTTGAACTTTTAAGATTATTATTATCACATCCTAAAGTTGAAGTTGTAGCATTAAGCTCAGTTTCATTTGAAGGACAGGAAATAAGCAATGTTTATGTGAACTTTCTAAATAAAACTGATTTAATATGTGAAAGTGCAAATGATGTTGTGGAAAAAGCCGATGTAATCTTCACTGCTCTACCTCATGGATTAAGTGAAGATATTGCAAAGACAGCCATAGAAAATAATAAAATCTGTATCGATATGGGGGCTGATTTCAGATTATCAAATGAAGAAGAATATGAAATATGGTATGGAAAAAAATTCACTCAACCAGAATTACATAAAAATTGCATTTATGGACTTCCAGAGTTAAACAAAGATAAAATCAAAGAATGTAAATTAATTGCTAATCCTGGATGCTACCCTACTACTATAAATCTAGGATTAATGCCATTATTAAAACATTCATTAATTGAAACAAAAAATATTGTTTGTGATTCTAAATCTGGAACAACAGGTTCAGGCAGAGGTCTTTCTCAAACAACACACTTCCCAGATGAAAATGAAACATTTGCTCCATACAAAATTGGTGGACATAGACATACACCAGAAATCGAAGAAATTTTATCTACTATAGCAGATGAAAAAGTAACTGTAACATTCACACCTCATCTACTTCCAATTAACAGAGGAATAGTTTCAACAATTTATTGTACTCCAAAAGAAAAAGTAAATCTTGACGAAATACATAAACTTTATGAAAACTGTTATAAAGATATGCCTTTTGTTCATGTACTTCCTCTTGGCGAAACTGCTTCTATAAAGAACGTAAGATTTTCAAATGACTGCTATGTTTCTCTACATCTAAATCATAGAAAAGATCAAATAATAATTGTAAGCACGATAGATAATATGATAAAAGGGGCTGCTGGTCAGGCTATTCAAAATATGAATATAATTTTAGGATTTGATGAAACTGAAGGTATAAATCTTATAGCACCAGCTTTTTAG
- a CDS encoding four helix bundle protein, which translates to MSSSIIKDKSFNFALEIIDIYKYLTITKKEFILSKQLLRSGTSIGANIKEALKGQSRKDFLSKMSIALKEAEETEYWIQLLIQSNYLDVKMGQSILEKSIELCKILISIVQTTKANK; encoded by the coding sequence GTGTCTAGTAGTATTATTAAAGATAAATCTTTCAATTTTGCATTAGAAATCATAGACATATATAAATATTTAACTATAACCAAAAAGGAGTTTATATTATCTAAGCAATTACTACGTTCAGGAACAAGTATAGGTGCTAATATTAAAGAAGCACTAAAAGGACAGTCTAGAAAAGATTTCCTGTCAAAAATGAGTATAGCTTTGAAAGAAGCTGAAGAAACAGAATATTGGATACAACTATTAATACAAAGTAATTATTTAGATGTAAAAATGGGGCAATCAATATTAGAAAAATCTATAGAATTATGTAAAATATTAATATCTATCGTACAAACAACCAAAGCTAATAAGTAA
- the argJ gene encoding bifunctional glutamate N-acetyltransferase/amino-acid acetyltransferase ArgJ — protein sequence MEIKYIDGGVTAPKGFLASGIYCGIKQGSVKKDLALIYSEVPAKASGMFTKNKVKGAPIYICKDHLSNKKAQAIIINSGNANTCTGDDGLSKAKKMTALQAKALNLKADDVLVASTGVIGVPLNIDAIKDGIPLLTEKLSKSGNQDAASAIMTTDTFMKELAAEFYIGDTKVTLGTMAKGSGMIEPNMGTMLSFITTDISISPQLLDEALKSTVTITYNRVSVDGDTSTNDSIFILANGQANNPTITEKDENYYTFVNVLKEINTIMAKNIAKDGEGATKLLECQVIGATNEKDAVLFGKSVINSSLVKTAMFGSDANWGRILCALGYANVDFDPEKVDVSFESCAGEIEVCKNGSSVAFDEDKAKKVLDQKEIIIKINLSQGECTAYVWGCDLSYEYVKINGDYRS from the coding sequence ATGGAAATTAAATATATAGACGGTGGAGTTACTGCTCCAAAAGGATTCCTTGCATCAGGCATATATTGCGGTATTAAACAAGGTTCAGTAAAAAAGGATTTAGCTTTAATTTATTCTGAAGTTCCAGCAAAGGCTTCTGGAATGTTTACAAAAAATAAAGTTAAAGGAGCTCCTATTTATATCTGCAAAGATCACTTATCTAACAAAAAAGCTCAAGCAATAATCATAAATAGTGGTAATGCTAATACTTGTACTGGAGATGATGGATTAAGTAAAGCAAAAAAGATGACTGCTCTTCAGGCTAAAGCTTTAAACTTAAAAGCTGATGATGTTTTAGTTGCATCTACAGGAGTTATTGGGGTTCCTTTAAATATTGATGCAATTAAAGATGGTATTCCTCTACTTACTGAAAAATTATCAAAAAGCGGAAATCAAGATGCTGCTTCTGCTATTATGACTACTGATACATTTATGAAAGAACTTGCTGCTGAATTCTATATTGGAGATACAAAGGTAACTCTAGGAACAATGGCTAAAGGTTCTGGAATGATAGAACCAAATATGGGTACTATGCTTTCATTTATTACAACAGATATTTCTATTTCACCTCAATTATTAGATGAAGCTTTAAAATCAACTGTTACTATTACTTATAACAGAGTAAGTGTTGACGGTGATACAAGTACTAACGATTCTATTTTTATTTTAGCTAACGGACAAGCTAATAATCCTACCATTACAGAAAAAGATGAAAACTACTATACTTTTGTAAATGTACTAAAAGAAATTAACACAATAATGGCAAAAAATATTGCTAAAGATGGTGAAGGTGCAACAAAATTATTAGAATGTCAAGTTATTGGGGCTACAAATGAAAAAGATGCTGTCTTATTTGGTAAAAGTGTCATAAATTCAAGCCTTGTTAAAACTGCTATGTTTGGTAGTGATGCAAACTGGGGAAGAATTCTATGTGCACTTGGATATGCTAATGTAGATTTTGACCCTGAAAAAGTGGATGTTTCATTTGAAAGCTGTGCTGGAGAAATTGAAGTATGTAAAAATGGAAGTTCTGTTGCTTTTGATGAAGATAAAGCAAAGAAAGTCTTAGATCAGAAAGAAATAATAATTAAAATAAACTTATCTCAAGGTGAATGCACTGCATATGTATGGGGCTGCGACTTAAGTTATGAATATGTAAAAATTAACGGAGACTATAGAAGCTAG
- the argB gene encoding acetylglutamate kinase: MNHSERAEILVHALPYIQKYRGKTIVIKYGGNAMINDELKETVINDIILMKCVGIEPVVVHGGGPAISDLLNRLNHKSEFINGLRYTDDVTIEVVQMVLGGKVNKDLVSLIEKFGGKALGLCGMDGSLIKAKKIEESDLGYVGEVTEVNTDILKTAMNSGYIPVIGSVALGEDDNKPYNINADTCASKIASALKAEELMLLTDVPGVMKDPSDASSLLSTLRLHQIPKLCLEGVIKGGMIPKIDCCVEAVRMGVERAIILDGRIPHSILLELFTPEGVGTMIY; this comes from the coding sequence TTGAATCATTCAGAAAGAGCTGAGATATTAGTTCATGCACTTCCATATATTCAAAAATATCGTGGAAAAACCATCGTTATAAAATATGGCGGAAATGCAATGATAAATGATGAACTAAAAGAAACAGTTATTAACGATATTATATTAATGAAATGTGTAGGTATCGAACCAGTTGTAGTTCATGGTGGTGGACCTGCAATTTCAGATTTACTAAATAGATTAAATCATAAAAGTGAATTTATAAATGGATTAAGATACACTGATGATGTGACCATAGAAGTCGTCCAAATGGTTCTTGGAGGAAAAGTAAATAAAGACTTGGTTTCTTTAATTGAAAAATTTGGTGGTAAAGCTCTAGGGTTATGTGGGATGGATGGCTCTTTAATAAAGGCTAAAAAAATAGAAGAAAGTGATTTAGGATATGTTGGTGAAGTAACTGAAGTTAACACAGATATTTTAAAAACAGCTATGAACTCAGGATATATTCCTGTAATAGGAAGTGTTGCTTTAGGTGAAGATGATAACAAACCTTATAACATAAATGCTGATACATGTGCTTCAAAGATAGCTTCTGCATTAAAAGCTGAAGAATTAATGCTTCTTACAGATGTTCCTGGTGTTATGAAAGACCCTAGTGATGCTTCTTCTCTTCTAAGTACATTAAGACTTCATCAAATTCCAAAATTGTGCCTTGAAGGTGTAATAAAAGGTGGTATGATTCCTAAAATAGACTGCTGCGTTGAAGCAGTAAGAATGGGTGTTGAAAGAGCAATTATTTTGGACGGACGTATTCCTCACTCTATTCTTCTTGAATTATTCACACCAGAAGGTGTTGGAACAATGATATATTAA
- a CDS encoding aspartate aminotransferase family protein, with protein sequence MTYDFNEAKEHLVNSYGRLDPVIVKGHGVYLYDQDNNKYLDFTSGIGVSSLGYGHKKWVEATSSQLGTLVHASNIFLTEPSVKLAKELTEKSKMKKIFFGNSGAEANEGAIKIARKYSFDKYGQGRNTILTLTQSFHGRTITTLKATGQEKFHQYFYPFTEGFNYVKANDLNDFKEKLTPDVCAIMLEAIQGEGGVIPLDKDFVQEVVKMCNEKDVLVIFDEVQCGIARTGQLFGYENFDVRPDVVTVAKGLGAGLPIGGFLCGEKVQDVLQPGDHGSTFGANPVVCAGALVVLDELCNEKSYNEISEKGAYVKELIEENNNPQVVDVRGMGLMLGIKVKCSPSLVQKECIKKGLFVLTAGKDVVRLLPPLVISKAELKNGIDILLDVLSEIK encoded by the coding sequence ATGACATATGATTTTAATGAAGCAAAAGAACATTTAGTAAACAGTTATGGCCGTTTGGATCCAGTAATAGTTAAAGGCCATGGCGTTTATCTTTATGATCAAGATAACAATAAATATTTAGATTTTACAAGTGGTATTGGTGTAAGTTCCCTTGGCTATGGCCATAAAAAATGGGTTGAAGCTACTTCTTCTCAACTAGGAACTTTAGTTCATGCTTCAAATATATTTTTAACAGAGCCAAGTGTTAAACTTGCAAAAGAGTTAACTGAAAAATCAAAAATGAAGAAAATCTTCTTTGGAAACTCTGGTGCTGAAGCTAATGAAGGTGCGATTAAAATAGCTAGAAAATATAGCTTTGATAAATACGGACAAGGACGAAATACAATTCTAACCTTAACTCAATCTTTCCATGGAAGAACTATAACAACTTTAAAAGCAACTGGTCAGGAAAAATTTCACCAGTACTTCTACCCTTTTACTGAAGGTTTCAATTATGTAAAAGCAAATGACTTAAATGATTTTAAAGAAAAACTTACACCTGATGTATGTGCCATAATGCTTGAAGCTATTCAAGGTGAAGGAGGCGTTATACCTCTAGATAAGGATTTCGTTCAAGAAGTCGTTAAAATGTGTAATGAAAAAGATGTACTTGTAATATTTGATGAAGTTCAATGTGGTATTGCAAGAACTGGTCAATTATTTGGATATGAAAATTTTGATGTTAGACCTGATGTTGTTACTGTTGCAAAAGGTTTAGGTGCTGGACTTCCTATTGGCGGATTCTTATGTGGTGAAAAAGTTCAAGATGTATTACAGCCTGGTGATCACGGCTCAACTTTTGGTGCTAATCCTGTTGTATGTGCAGGTGCTTTAGTTGTTCTTGATGAGCTGTGTAATGAAAAATCATACAATGAAATTTCTGAAAAAGGTGCATATGTAAAGGAACTTATTGAAGAAAACAATAATCCTCAAGTAGTTGATGTTAGAGGAATGGGGTTAATGCTTGGAATTAAAGTAAAATGCTCTCCTTCTCTAGTTCAAAAAGAATGTATTAAAAAAGGACTATTTGTATTAACAGCTGGCAAAGATGTAGTAAGACTTCTTCCTCCACTAGTTATAAGTAAAGCAGAATTAAAAAATGGTATAGATATTCTACTTGATGTTCTATCAGAAATAAAATAA
- the argF gene encoding ornithine carbamoyltransferase yields the protein MKKDLLKMDDLSKEEILDILNLADQLKYEQKHGIEHPLLKGKSLGMIFEKASTRTRVSFEVGMYQLGGNALFLSDKELQIGRGEPIEDTARVLSRFIQGIMIRTFSQKEAETLAKYSSIPIINGLTDDEHPCQVLADLMTIRENKNILEGLKVAFVGDGNNMANSLMIGCLKVGMNFSIASPKIYSASEKYLSRAKEIAETENVEFTITTSPIEAVKGADVVITDVWTSMGHEEEAQKRIKHFEGFQVNNELLKNANDDVLVLHCLPCHRDEEITSEVLEAHAEEIFDESENRLHAQKAVLVKLMK from the coding sequence GTGAAAAAAGACTTATTAAAAATGGACGATTTATCAAAAGAAGAAATTTTAGATATATTAAATTTAGCTGATCAATTAAAATATGAACAAAAACATGGTATAGAACATCCTCTTTTAAAAGGAAAAAGCTTAGGTATGATTTTTGAAAAAGCTTCTACAAGAACAAGAGTGTCTTTTGAAGTTGGAATGTATCAATTAGGTGGAAATGCTTTATTTTTAAGTGATAAAGAATTACAAATAGGCAGAGGTGAACCTATTGAAGATACTGCAAGAGTTCTTTCAAGATTTATACAAGGTATAATGATTCGAACTTTTTCACAAAAAGAAGCTGAAACTCTAGCTAAATACTCTTCAATTCCAATTATAAATGGTTTAACTGATGATGAGCATCCATGTCAGGTATTAGCTGATCTTATGACAATAAGAGAAAATAAAAATATTCTTGAAGGATTAAAGGTAGCTTTTGTCGGCGACGGTAATAACATGGCAAATTCACTTATGATTGGCTGCCTTAAAGTTGGTATGAATTTTTCAATTGCATCTCCAAAAATATATAGTGCTTCTGAAAAATATTTATCTCGTGCAAAAGAAATTGCTGAAACAGAAAATGTTGAGTTTACCATTACTACTTCTCCTATAGAAGCCGTTAAAGGTGCAGATGTAGTAATAACTGATGTTTGGACAAGTATGGGGCATGAAGAAGAAGCACAAAAAAGAATTAAGCATTTTGAAGGATTTCAAGTTAATAATGAACTTTTAAAAAATGCAAATGATGATGTCTTAGTACTTCACTGCCTTCCTTGCCATAGAGATGAAGAAATAACAAGTGAAGTTCTTGAAGCACATGCTGAAGAAATCTTTGATGAATCTGAAAATAGATTACATGCACAAAAGGCTGTCCTTGTAAAATTAATGAAATAA
- a CDS encoding biotin transporter BioY: MNNMKTKNMVTIALMTAITCIVAPFTIPLPFTPVPISLANLVIYISCCVLGCKKGTISFLLYLLLGAIGLPVFGGFSAGLSVVAGPTGGYLIGFIFCAIFTGIFVEKFEDKMYMYPVGMIIGTIICYAFGTAWLAFQLKLGFVEAMFMGVIPYLIGDGLKIAVSTVLGYTLRSRLASMNLINA, encoded by the coding sequence ATGAATAATATGAAAACTAAAAACATGGTTACAATAGCTTTAATGACAGCTATAACATGTATTGTTGCGCCATTTACGATTCCATTACCATTTACTCCAGTACCAATTTCATTAGCAAATCTTGTTATCTATATTTCGTGCTGTGTACTAGGATGTAAAAAGGGTACTATAAGTTTCTTGTTATATTTATTATTAGGAGCTATTGGTTTACCTGTATTTGGTGGTTTTTCGGCCGGATTATCGGTTGTTGCAGGACCAACAGGTGGATACCTTATAGGATTTATATTTTGTGCTATATTTACAGGAATATTTGTTGAAAAGTTTGAAGACAAAATGTATATGTATCCAGTAGGAATGATTATAGGAACAATAATATGCTATGCATTTGGAACAGCATGGTTAGCATTTCAATTAAAATTGGGATTTGTAGAAGCTATGTTTATGGGGGTTATACCTTATTTAATTGGAGATGGATTGAAGATAGCAGTATCTACTGTTTTAGGGTATACATTGAGAAGTAGACTTGCATCAATGAATCTAATAAATGCATAA
- a CDS encoding glycosyl hydrolase, translated as MKNKQKYMLMFSLIASIFIFLGCTANKDVNNETISENRNNIFDESIGKISAWAAYWNLDVDEEVSTLGSQLGSVSYFEAYFDNKYEIIIPDELLKYFNETKSENYEKYITFVNDVKKDDNKFSLKDINLLKEILSDSELQNKYVNDITSIAINNGFDGIEIDFEGIKNNIELWDKYIEFINKLYYYCEKSNLKLRIILEPNTPIEDINFGEGPVYVMMCYNLHGSSTKPGEKANPEFINNLIDKMEKVPGTKEFAVASGGFDWDENGKTTSVDEKKAEELLEKYNSEKKRDSTSGCIYFEYIDESNIKHEVWYADKDTLNKWMKVISERGHIVSLWRLGGNKF; from the coding sequence ATGAAAAACAAACAAAAGTATATGTTAATGTTTAGTCTAATAGCATCAATTTTTATTTTTTTAGGATGTACAGCTAATAAGGATGTCAATAATGAAACAATAAGTGAAAATAGAAATAATATTTTTGATGAAAGTATTGGCAAAATATCAGCATGGGCGGCATATTGGAATCTAGATGTTGATGAAGAGGTAAGTACACTTGGGAGTCAGTTAGGCAGTGTTTCATATTTTGAAGCATATTTTGATAATAAATATGAAATTATTATTCCAGATGAATTGCTTAAATATTTTAATGAAACAAAATCTGAGAATTATGAAAAGTATATAACTTTTGTTAATGATGTAAAGAAAGATGATAATAAGTTTTCTCTGAAAGATATAAATTTATTAAAAGAAATATTATCTGATTCTGAATTACAGAATAAATATGTTAATGATATAACGAGTATTGCCATTAATAATGGATTTGATGGTATAGAAATTGATTTTGAAGGAATAAAAAATAATATTGAATTATGGGATAAATATATAGAGTTTATAAATAAGTTATATTATTACTGTGAAAAATCTAATTTGAAATTAAGAATTATACTAGAGCCTAATACACCTATAGAAGATATTAATTTTGGTGAAGGGCCAGTTTATGTGATGATGTGCTATAATCTTCATGGAAGTTCAACTAAACCAGGTGAAAAAGCTAATCCTGAATTTATAAATAATTTGATTGATAAGATGGAAAAAGTTCCAGGTACAAAAGAGTTTGCAGTTGCAAGTGGTGGATTTGATTGGGACGAAAATGGAAAAACAACATCTGTAGATGAAAAAAAAGCAGAGGAACTTTTAGAAAAGTATAACTCTGAGAAAAAAAGGGATTCTACTAGTGGATGTATATATTTTGAATATATAGATGAAAGCAATATTAAACATGAAGTATGGTATGCAGATAAAGATACTCTAAATAAATGGATGAAGGTAATCAGTGAAAGAGGTCATATAGTAAGTTTGTGGAGACTTGGTGGAAATAAATTTTGA
- a CDS encoding glycoside hydrolase encodes MKSNVFSPQRKDKIKLIRSVCEGIILISLLVIIIRSLLSFSEYEPYDQNIISNTTDTGFIAVSYFGVDRNGTDALISTDRLNKHLKALRDNGYVTITQQDILDYYEKGKKLPEKSLFLMFEDGRTDTAIFSQKITEEYNYKSTILTYADKFEKEDSKFLKPNDLKDLEKSTYWELGTNGYRLEYINVFDKDMNFLGRMNSLQFSEAAPNIRRNYNHYLMDFIRDEDNVPIESYEEMKARIDYDYETSTRIYEEELGKKLDLYTLMHSNTGQFGTNNRVSKINEKWIKDLYKMNFNREGYSFNTTENSIYDLTRIQPQAYWPTNHLLMRVAYDIGKEKEINFVVGDESIAANFKELSGKAEYNNNLITLTCVPNGKGVLKLLNSDDFKDINLKVELKGNILGSQSIVLRANEDNSSSVRFQLTNNVVSIVQKLNGNEEILFKKELDSVKKEFDIKDEGDRYINIDVNGDKILLYVDDELMANDIKFDNSLNRPGAVYLESSWDEYGYSQRNIADDVYDGIFKNLIITDSNGRELYSNELKGIKKLKYVTKTCFDNIINWFVKNL; translated from the coding sequence ATGAAAAGTAATGTTTTTTCACCACAACGTAAAGATAAAATAAAACTTATTAGAAGTGTATGTGAAGGGATTATTTTAATTTCCTTATTGGTAATTATTATAAGATCATTATTGTCATTTTCAGAATATGAACCATATGATCAAAATATTATAAGCAATACTACAGATACAGGATTTATAGCTGTTTCTTACTTTGGAGTTGATAGAAATGGCACTGATGCATTAATAAGTACAGATAGATTAAACAAACATTTAAAAGCATTAAGAGATAATGGGTATGTTACAATAACGCAACAAGATATTTTAGATTATTATGAAAAAGGAAAAAAACTTCCGGAGAAATCTTTATTTTTAATGTTTGAAGATGGAAGAACAGACACAGCTATTTTTTCACAGAAGATTACGGAAGAATATAATTATAAATCAACCATTCTTACTTATGCAGATAAATTTGAAAAAGAAGACTCAAAATTTTTAAAACCAAATGATTTAAAGGATTTAGAAAAAAGTACGTACTGGGAACTTGGAACTAATGGATATAGACTTGAATATATAAATGTTTTTGATAAGGATATGAATTTTTTAGGAAGAATGAATTCGCTACAATTTTCTGAAGCTGCACCTAATATTCGCAGGAATTATAACCATTATTTAATGGATTTTATTAGAGATGAAGATAATGTTCCAATAGAATCATATGAAGAAATGAAAGCACGTATAGATTATGATTATGAAACAAGTACACGTATATATGAAGAAGAACTTGGAAAGAAACTAGATTTATATACACTTATGCATTCAAATACAGGACAATTTGGTACTAACAATAGAGTAAGTAAAATAAATGAAAAATGGATTAAAGATCTTTATAAAATGAACTTTAACAGAGAAGGTTATTCCTTTAATACAACTGAAAACTCTATATATGATTTAACTAGAATACAGCCTCAGGCCTATTGGCCAACAAATCATTTGCTTATGAGAGTCGCCTATGATATCGGTAAAGAAAAAGAAATAAATTTTGTTGTGGGGGATGAAAGTATAGCAGCTAATTTTAAAGAGTTATCTGGAAAAGCTGAATACAACAATAATTTAATAACTCTTACATGTGTACCAAATGGAAAAGGAGTGTTAAAATTATTAAATAGTGATGATTTTAAGGATATTAATTTAAAAGTTGAATTAAAAGGAAATATTTTGGGTTCACAGTCAATAGTTTTAAGAGCAAATGAGGATAATAGTAGTAGTGTCAGGTTTCAATTAACAAACAATGTTGTTAGTATAGTTCAAAAGTTAAATGGAAATGAAGAGATACTTTTCAAAAAAGAACTTGATAGTGTTAAAAAAGAATTTGATATAAAAGATGAAGGTGATAGATATATAAATATTGATGTTAATGGGGACAAAATTCTTTTATATGTAGATGATGAGCTTATGGCAAATGACATAAAATTTGATAATTCACTAAATAGACCTGGTGCTGTGTATTTAGAATCATCATGGGATGAATATGGATATAGTCAAAGAAATATTGCTGATGATGTATATGATGGTATATTTAAAAATCTGATAATAACAGATTCTAATGGTAGAGAACTCTATAGTAATGAATTAAAAGGAATAAAAAAATTGAAATATGTTACTAAAACTTGCTTTGATAATATTATAAATTGGTTTGTGAAAAATTTATAA